The Poecilia reticulata strain Guanapo linkage group LG4, Guppy_female_1.0+MT, whole genome shotgun sequence genomic interval TTaacttcaggttaacttagaaagttagaaagttatttattattaatctgGTTAATTTTACTAACCAAGTTAATTTTCAAGTTAGTTATTGTTGCAGGTAAATtttctaaaatacaaaaaatattaaaaattggACTGATGGCTGATATTAACACCGGTATTATgccagatttaccaatatttttttataaaaaattttatccgattactcgattaatcttaagaataataaatagattactcgattactaacaGCCCTAGTCTCCATGGATCATAACCTGAAAACTTTCTCTGTTGTACGTcgtttttatcacattttcatCCACTCTTTTATATCTACTTTCATTTCACTCCAACACCCATAATGCCTTGCTTTGTGACAACTTCAGAGTCGTTGAACCTCCTTCCCCCTTCACTAAACAGTCGctgtcctctgattggttgccaGGTCTGTCTCGGGGCGTGGCCTTCATCCGCTATGATAAGCGCAGTGAGGCCGAGGACGCAGTGAAGCACCTGAACGGACACGTCCCGCCCGGCGGCTCTGAGCCAATCACAGTCAAGTTTGCTGCAAACCCCAACCAAGGCCGGAACCCCATGGTGATGTCACAGACCTACCACGGCCAATCGCGACGCTTCGGAGGCCCAGTCCATCATCAGGCACAGAGGTTCAGGTGAGTAATCGGATTACGGTAACTGACGCagtgttctgattggctgacaggttttaaatttcctccacttcctgtttgcctcCAGGTTTTCTCCAATGTCGGCCGACCACATGGGCGCTGGGGGCGGAGCCTCGGGAAGCCCCTCCTCTGGCTGGTGCCTGTTCATCTACAACCTGGGCCAGGATGCTGACGAGGGCATGCTGTGGCAGATGTTCGGGCCGTTCGGCGCCGTCGTCAACGTCAAGGTCATCCGAGACTTCAACACCAACAAGTGCAAAGGCTTCGGGTTCGTTACCATGGCGAACTATGAAGAAGCAGCCATGGCCATCCACAGCCTCAACGGCTACCAGCTGGGGGACAAAGTCCTGCAGGTGTCTTTCAAGACCAACAAGGGACACAAGTAGCCGGCGGCGGAAGTGGGTGGGCGGGGCTAAAGGTCATATGATGTAgtttctgttgggtttttttattagcatgcacagctttttgtttctgagctgaaacTCGTGAGACGATTCTCTGGACGCCTGATTGGTCCGTCTCCTACAACCTGATTGGTCCGTCTCCTGCCGGACTGGACTGTAGTTTCCTCCAGAGATGGTTGGAGTTTCCGCCTCGgttctgttagttttttttttagaaagtgtCGATCTGTTTTAGGTGAAAAATTTCCACTCTGCAGTCGTTGAATGAATCATTAAAtgttgtttggttctggtcggTTTAATAATCCGAGGAGGTTCTGACTTCATGTTGGACTTTGAAACGAGCAGAACCAGTTTAAGCTGTTTGAGCCTCAGTGTGATGTTGACTCTTCCataataaatctgtttatgaaaacatgaacataaataaattgactttattGAGTGAAATCAGAGGGACCCATATGTGCCATTTGGGCTTTAGAAACCACAGACCCATGTcagtgatgatggtgatgaagaCTAGTTGGGTGTCTGGCAACAGTTACCATGGTAACATAACCATGATGTAAGGAAGTGCATTTCCTCTACATCAactattaaaaattataaactCTTTCAGGAATAATTCTGCCCTGCCAGTAAAATGCTCACCGCAGAAGAGATGCTTGCAATCcggcttatatatatatatatatatgtatgcatacatatatatatatatatatatgtatNNNNNNNNNNNNNNNNNNNNNNNNNNNNNNNNNNNNNNNNNNNNNNNNNNNNNNNNNNNNNNNNNNNNNNNNNNNNNNNNNNNNNNNNNNNNNNNNNNNNAACTATGAACTATGAACACCAGCAAATCTACTGAAGCTCAATTTATCACCAAGTTCTCCTATATTGTGGCATCAGCTCTACTGTTTGGTTGTTGATCACTACTGGAGGGATGGAAGTGAAGCTTTTGCTAAAGTCAGTacacattttcttcatattatCCATGTATACTTTTAAAAAGGAAGCTTTTTAAAGCTTCCTTTATAAAAATCtcttccattttaaaataaacattctaaACTACCAGAccatgttctgtgttttatctACTGAAAAGCAACACAATGACAGAATAATCTGAAAACGTGATAATGTGAGGACCATTCTAATGACTCTAGTCATcattggtgtaaaaaaaaacaatatgggGGAGACTACATGACCGCTGGGAGACGTGGCAGATAAAGAGGCTTGGATAAGTCACTATCTACTTTGTTGAAATCTGAGGTTAGAtacaaagctgaaaaaaataataaaaagttatcTGATCACCGTCTTGAGGCCCTCCAGAAGTTAAGAAAGCTTGGAAGTTCCCTCATTGCATAATCTACTCTTCTCTTTGACCAATAAATGATCTAGAGAGGGTCAAGTTTGTCCTGTATCACATCCAATAGCTCATTATTAATTTCTCTAATTTCTCTAATAAACCCACTGGTCTGACATCATAAAATGACTTTGGTGTTTTGAACTTTGGGACAATTATTCACTCCTTTCATAGACAAACAACATTATGTAAATCCAGGGACatttggaaacagaaaaaaagaatatataacCTACAACATGAGTCCTACAACACTATaggcatttcattttaatttatgtattccTATTGGCTTTAAAATGCAATGGAGCAATATCTGTCAAAATAATATAGTGGTATTGTGCACAATATggaagcagagctccagcaaaTGGTGCTTGAACTCCGTTTTATTGTGCATGCAGACCATTCTCGTCACCCGTGACTTTTCTATTCCCATCCAAGGCCAAGACCAGACTGCTGTTATGCTCATGCTCTGCTGCACCGCAGAGCCAGAAGAGTAAAATATGAGCTGTcaactttaaatttaatatttggtgCCAAACCTAAAGATAAATCATATTTGGTACTTACATTGAAGacgtaatttaataaaatgcaggggggaaaaaaagaaaacatttcccaTCAAATTCTTGGTGCTTAGCTAGTCATTTCATCTGTTGAATTGGTTCACATGACTTAGCCTGTTGCCCTGtctgtttaatgtgtttcactCCTTAGGCCATAAGAGCAAAAAGCAGCAGCGTTTCAACAAACATTTGCTAACTAAATTAGTGGTAAAGTTGGGATCCCAGCTGCATCTAGTTGTAGCTGTCGGTGAGGTACATCAGCCCACAGATCAACAGCTTGGACCGCTCATGGTTTTTCCAAGAACCATGAGCATAATTGATGTTAGTCACAATCGATACAAGAGTAATTACGCTGTTTTTCTTCGTCAAACACAACTCCAAGTTCCAAGCTCCTGTAATCACTGCTCTTCAAACCTTTGACAGCTATAGCATTATATCAATGGGGTATTTGCCATGTCAACCTAAAAAAATTGTAGTCTCCCTTGCAAAGATTAACGACTACCGCTTGCTAGGGTTGCTCTTACCCATCTTTATAAAAGATAAAGTGTGCAAaatgccaaataaataaatatttatccatCTAACAGCTATTTTTTCCTCCTCTAGAAGATGCCAGAATATATGAGATCAAAGTCACAATAATGTAACATGTTTGAAAATATAACTGTTTTAGAACTGAAAACAGAGTAACATCGTCTAACATTCAGGAAGAGGAGCTAAGCTAAACATGTTGCTTATTCttggacatttttcttcttactCTTGATATCCTGAATGCAGGTATTTTTATACTAATTTTTGCAGtttactaaacaaaataaacacaataaaccaATAAACTGGTTATTCAAAATTATATGGAAATATATAATATTGAGTAAATTGCCTTCACAAACACTAACCTTAGTGACATCCCATTCTTAGCCAGAGTTGAGTTTTAACAACCTCAACTCTTCTCTGAAGGTTTTCCACAAAGTTTAGTGTGTTTagctgaaaatgattttgtcttCTCAaacttcattttgaaaatagGAACAGATGTTAAATGAGAGGGCCTGGCTCCCGGGCTCCACTCTAATTCCTCCCAAAGGTGTTTTATTAGGTTGAAGTCAGGACCCAGTGCAGTCCAGTCACGTTTCTCCACACCAAGCTAATCCGTGATTTTATAGATATTTTCTTTGTCCCCATGGGTCACAGTCATGTTGGAACAGGAAGGGGCAGCTGCAAACTGTTCCCACAAAGTTGGGAGCATGAAATTGTTCAGAATAACTTAATATGCTGGACGATTATGAGTTCCAGTCAGGCAAGTGCTGTTCTCCTGGTGACAGCAAATCACAGATCTATCCATTGGATAGCCACACAGAGATGTGATTCATCTTTTGAGGGAAAATGTCTCCACCCCTCTGGAGTCCAGTTGCACATTGCTTTATATTGCACCTGGCATTTTACATTGCACTTGGTGATGCAAGTCTTGGATTCGGCTTCCTGGCCATGGAAACATATTGCATAAAACTCTTCACATGCTGTTCTTGAGCTGACCTTAAAACCACATAAAGACTGGAGGTCTGTAGTAATTTACTCTACAAAAAGCTGGTAACCACAATTTGCCCGTTTTCTAcaattgcttttttattgttataataCCACTAATAGTTGGCTGTGGAATGTCTGTAAGACAGAAAAGTTCACAGCTGGATTTTTTTGCATCGGATTACACTGAAATCGGCTTAGAGCAACCCATTCCTTTACGATGACAAATCTGCATACATGGGTTTTGATTTTTTACGTCATTGGCCATTGAAGTGAACACCTGAATTAAATTATCTGAAGGGGTGACCAGATACttaatgattaatttatttagattcatTTCTAGACAATACCAACATATAGTCTGTTTTAAATCCCACTATATACAGTCCAATTCAGTTCTCAGATCCAGTTGGtgatttaatgtaaattagTGAATGTATAAGTAAGCCCAGGTCAGGTGACTGAATGAAGTATATGAATTTTCAGCTGActataaactttatttacaaaagggACTGTTTTAAACCTCTTCTAAAGAGCAGAAAAGATTCCTGCCTCACATGCAAAAACTGGGAACTGGAGAGGAAtctaacagtaaaaaaaaatctcttctgATAAAGAAGCTTTCCATTAATGTGTATGATTGACtaattataaaatgtatgttatCTTAAAATGATGTGTCATGCATTTAAGGTTATTCGCATGCATAGGGGAGTGGAATGTGAGTTTtcatattatgaaaaaataaattaatgatgCCGAGTATGAGAGCATGAGTGCTGCAGGCTCTTTGTCTCTCATGTGTTATCCATGTGATGAAGTGGTGATTTGTCCAGTGTGTGCCCTGCCTGCCCTCGTTTCTCCCCCAGCAGT includes:
- the LOC103463278 gene encoding ELAV-like protein 1, giving the protein MAVRRGHIRYLKVCEVQPTQGEVRDTQISSKGAAVKELYDNGFTETMMEEDDDSRTNLIVNYLPQSMSQDELRSLFSSVGEVESAKLIRDKVAGHSLGYGFVNFVNHSDAERAISTLNGLRLQSKTIKVSFARPSSDTIKDANLYISGLPRTLSQQDLEDMFSSFGRIINSRVLVDQASGLSRGVAFIRYDKRSEAEDAVKHLNGHVPPGGSEPITVKFAANPNQGRNPMVMSQTYHGQSRRFGGPVHHQAQRFRFSPMSADHMGAGGGASGSPSSGWCLFIYNLGQDADEGMLWQMFGPFGAVVNVKVIRDFNTNKCKGFGFVTMANYEEAAMAIHSLNGYQLGDKVLQVSFKTNKGHK